A section of the Natronolimnobius sp. AArcel1 genome encodes:
- a CDS encoding ABC transporter permease: MSNQMDSADLLESDEAIETVADKTLSKRERWTLTIERSVLAPARIAWADLRARIGFVIISLFVMMGVLGTRLVGEPQTNQGERLEPPFQSLAHPLGTDSVGRDIFGQIVHATPNMLLMILAGGVFTTVMATAVGTTSGYLGGRTDRAIMSVTDIVLTIPGLPLVVILAAALTPTNPIVIGVILTINAWAGLARAIRSQVLTIRESSYVEASKAMGMSTSSVVRRDILPNIMPYVLINFVTAARNVIFASVGLYFIGVLPYDDVVNWGVMIDLAYQGGGLQSMTAAHWLFAPLFTITLLSFGLIMFAQGTDRMFNPRVRARQSTTTEKNGSRSDPTGDH, translated from the coding sequence ATGAGTAATCAGATGGACTCTGCTGATCTGCTAGAGAGTGACGAGGCCATCGAGACGGTCGCAGACAAAACGCTCAGCAAGCGCGAGCGGTGGACACTCACGATCGAGCGAAGTGTTCTTGCTCCTGCTCGAATTGCTTGGGCAGACCTACGAGCACGCATTGGATTCGTAATAATATCTCTGTTCGTCATGATGGGTGTGCTCGGTACCCGTCTTGTCGGAGAACCGCAAACGAACCAGGGCGAGCGTCTCGAACCCCCGTTCCAAAGCCTTGCACACCCACTGGGAACTGACAGCGTTGGGCGCGACATTTTTGGACAGATCGTTCACGCGACCCCGAACATGCTGTTGATGATCTTAGCTGGCGGTGTGTTTACCACTGTGATGGCGACCGCTGTTGGGACGACCTCGGGCTACCTCGGTGGGAGAACAGATCGAGCGATTATGTCGGTCACCGATATCGTGCTGACGATTCCGGGGCTACCGCTTGTCGTCATCTTGGCTGCAGCACTGACACCCACAAACCCGATCGTGATTGGTGTGATACTGACGATCAATGCGTGGGCCGGTCTGGCTCGAGCCATACGGTCTCAGGTGCTGACGATCCGTGAGAGTTCATATGTCGAAGCATCAAAGGCAATGGGGATGTCGACGTCTTCGGTCGTCCGACGCGATATCCTGCCGAATATTATGCCGTATGTGCTGATCAACTTCGTCACCGCCGCACGAAACGTCATATTCGCGTCCGTTGGACTGTACTTTATTGGTGTTCTCCCGTATGACGATGTCGTTAATTGGGGAGTTATGATTGACCTGGCCTACCAGGGTGGCGGACTTCAATCGATGACAGCAGCACATTGGCTGTTCGCTCCGCTGTTTACGATTACTCTGCTTTCGTTCGGGCTGATCATGTTCGCACAGGGCACCGATCGAATGTTTAATCCACGCGTCCGCGCTCGGCAGTCGACGACCACTGAGAAGAACGGTTCGCGGTCCGATCCTACAGGTGATCACTGA
- a CDS encoding oligopeptide/dipeptide ABC transporter ATP-binding protein: protein MSTDETVISLSGVDVHFESESGMNPFKESQTVRAVDDINIEIAENDVIAIVGESGSGKTTLGKTAVGLQKPTNGTVSYRGQDIWKARKRFSNPDIPFPEIRRSLQIIHQDPESSLNPHKSVRSSLEQPLKKWQQDLGPEDREARILAMLEKVGMSPPHDYAQRYPHQLSGGETQRVALIRALLMNPDLILADEAVSALDVSLRVEMMDLMLDLQDSFDTSYLFISHDLSNARYVAEHADGYLGVMYLGELVEFGPAKEVLQNPQHPYTKVLRWATPSLEIADETEPPVRKIDIPDPVNPPSGCRFHTRCPYATTYCQETAPDTQSLGDLDHRAVCYRIDEDSKYWNAEPLEGAHIDR, encoded by the coding sequence ATGAGCACGGACGAGACGGTTATCTCGCTGTCCGGCGTAGACGTTCACTTCGAGTCGGAAAGTGGAATGAATCCGTTCAAAGAGTCTCAGACGGTCCGTGCCGTCGACGACATCAATATCGAAATTGCTGAAAACGATGTCATCGCTATCGTCGGTGAATCTGGTAGTGGGAAGACAACGCTTGGAAAGACCGCGGTAGGTCTCCAGAAGCCCACCAACGGGACGGTCAGCTATCGGGGACAGGACATCTGGAAAGCCCGCAAACGCTTTTCGAATCCGGACATCCCATTTCCCGAGATCCGCCGGTCGCTCCAGATAATCCATCAGGATCCGGAATCATCGCTCAACCCACACAAATCGGTACGGTCGTCACTCGAACAGCCACTCAAAAAGTGGCAACAAGACCTCGGGCCGGAAGACAGAGAGGCTCGGATTCTGGCCATGCTGGAAAAAGTCGGGATGTCGCCACCACACGACTACGCACAGCGATACCCACATCAGCTGTCCGGTGGGGAGACACAACGTGTCGCTCTCATCCGTGCCCTATTGATGAATCCTGATCTCATTCTCGCAGACGAGGCAGTGTCGGCACTAGATGTGTCCTTGCGGGTGGAGATGATGGATCTCATGTTAGATCTCCAAGACTCGTTCGATACATCGTATCTATTCATCAGTCATGACCTTTCCAACGCTCGGTACGTCGCCGAGCATGCGGATGGGTATCTCGGCGTGATGTATCTTGGCGAACTCGTTGAGTTCGGTCCTGCGAAAGAGGTACTGCAGAATCCGCAACACCCCTACACCAAGGTCTTGCGGTGGGCAACGCCGTCGCTTGAGATCGCCGACGAAACAGAACCACCGGTCCGAAAGATCGACATTCCAGACCCCGTGAATCCACCTTCTGGCTGTCGGTTCCACACGCGGTGTCCGTATGCGACTACGTACTGTCAGGAAACCGCTCCAGACACTCAGTCACTCGGTGATTTGGATCATCGTGCGGTCTGCTATCGAATCGACGAAGATAGCAAGTATTGGAACGCGGAACCGTTGGAGGGTGCACATATTGACCGATGA
- a CDS encoding SDR family NAD(P)-dependent oxidoreductase yields the protein MSVLEQFNLDGDTAIVTGGNRGIGKAMATGLSEMGANVVIANRDGEAGQQAADEIASTTDQETRAVPTDVTDEDSVVALVDETVDAFDSVDVLINNAGVAFHKAAEEKSLEEWQTTIDINLTGAFCCAKYAGLEMIDSGGGSIINVSSMSAFIANYPQKHADYQASKAGLEGLKTQLASEWAEYGIRVNNINPGYVNTGILSDDPEERQTWKDEMLQTEFAKPEDIAPLAVYLASDASSYVTGESVTIDGGYTVR from the coding sequence ATGTCGGTACTAGAGCAGTTCAACCTAGACGGAGACACAGCGATCGTAACCGGCGGAAACCGTGGAATCGGCAAGGCGATGGCTACCGGACTGTCCGAAATGGGTGCAAATGTCGTCATCGCGAATCGGGACGGCGAGGCGGGCCAGCAGGCAGCGGACGAAATCGCCTCAACAACTGATCAGGAGACGCGAGCGGTGCCAACCGACGTGACCGACGAGGATTCCGTCGTCGCGCTGGTCGATGAAACCGTCGACGCGTTTGATTCTGTCGATGTGTTGATCAACAACGCAGGCGTTGCGTTCCACAAAGCCGCCGAGGAGAAGTCCCTCGAGGAGTGGCAGACGACGATTGACATTAATCTCACTGGTGCATTCTGCTGTGCGAAGTACGCCGGCCTCGAGATGATCGACTCGGGCGGGGGCTCAATCATCAATGTTTCCTCGATGTCGGCATTCATCGCGAACTATCCGCAGAAACACGCGGATTATCAGGCCTCGAAAGCTGGACTTGAGGGATTGAAAACCCAACTCGCGTCGGAGTGGGCCGAGTACGGCATTCGTGTCAATAACATCAATCCCGGTTACGTCAATACAGGGATTCTCTCGGATGATCCGGAGGAGCGCCAGACATGGAAGGACGAGATGTTGCAGACTGAGTTCGCAAAACCGGAAGATATCGCGCCGCTCGCGGTTTATCTTGCCTCCGATGCCTCATCGTATGTCACCGGCGAATCGGTCACCATTGACGGCGGGTACACGGTTCGGTAG
- a CDS encoding NAD(P)-dependent oxidoreductase, with amino-acid sequence MAIENVAVTGGNGKIGEAIIKHLNEHGYYTINIARGKQREDVSDEYRTTDLLDAGEVYGSIARSDADAIIHMGTIPWPTEHPGYVTYESNVMSSYHILEAAHELGLESIVLASSINVLGCAYQDAPVEVFSLPMDEEHPVTPRDPYAMAKHAIEITADGFGRLPDTPQIASLRYPWVATEDEMRETFVEKPRDLEGLREAWHHTTRDVLFSYLHIDDGAEVARLAMEADFDGHERFWTVAADTTAEEPSGVILEEYYPGAEVREEISGTESLISIDKAREMLDWEPTRSWRDL; translated from the coding sequence ATGGCAATCGAGAACGTGGCCGTTACCGGCGGCAACGGAAAAATCGGTGAGGCGATCATCAAGCACCTGAACGAGCACGGCTACTACACGATCAACATCGCCCGCGGGAAACAGCGCGAGGATGTCTCAGACGAGTACCGAACGACTGATTTGCTCGACGCCGGCGAAGTGTACGGCTCGATCGCCCGCAGCGATGCCGACGCCATCATCCATATGGGGACGATTCCGTGGCCGACAGAACACCCCGGCTACGTCACCTACGAGAGCAACGTCATGTCATCATATCACATCCTCGAGGCAGCCCACGAACTTGGCCTCGAATCGATTGTTTTGGCCTCGAGCATCAACGTACTCGGCTGTGCCTACCAGGACGCCCCCGTTGAGGTGTTCTCCCTGCCGATGGACGAGGAACATCCGGTGACGCCACGAGATCCGTACGCGATGGCGAAACACGCGATCGAAATCACGGCTGACGGCTTCGGTCGGCTGCCCGATACGCCACAGATCGCGTCGCTTCGGTACCCGTGGGTCGCGACCGAAGATGAGATGAGAGAGACCTTCGTCGAGAAGCCGCGAGATCTCGAGGGGTTGCGTGAAGCCTGGCACCACACTACCCGCGACGTGTTGTTCTCATACCTCCACATCGACGATGGGGCTGAAGTTGCCCGCCTCGCGATGGAAGCCGATTTCGACGGCCACGAACGCTTCTGGACTGTCGCCGCCGACACGACCGCAGAGGAGCCGAGTGGGGTCATCCTTGAGGAGTATTACCCCGGCGCGGAGGTGCGCGAGGAAATTTCGGGGACAGAGTCACTCATCTCGATTGACAAAGCGCGTGAGATGCTCGATTGGGAGCCGACACGGAGCTGGCGTGACCTCTGA
- a CDS encoding zinc-binding dehydrogenase, protein MQEPGEFDVQEFELPELGPNDVLMRVELNGVCGTDIHINEGGMDLDFPVLPGHEFAGRVEELGGSVENDARGRPLKEGDPITAIPFWPVEDDWYSENVPTREVLFEGITGLGMAPTETGNVGGMSEYMVLPEEADVYRLPEDMNPDLGALAEPLSIGVRAYERATMPGFPDVNEGVGLGSSVAVQGAGTIGLLTIAAAHAGGSGQIIAIDAIEERLELARKFGATDTVNIAEYDGEDEIVAAVKAKTDSGHGPTAVIEATGIPQTVRQAIEIPHDGGIFVEAGHYAYNGEVEINPTRIVQKELTIIGSKAAPASQFKTAVELLPRLAEEMPLEDLFNHRVSIDDVADAYETQAAGNALRASIHPHGV, encoded by the coding sequence ATGCAAGAACCCGGCGAGTTCGACGTACAGGAGTTTGAGTTGCCTGAACTTGGACCGAACGACGTATTGATGCGCGTCGAACTCAACGGGGTCTGTGGGACCGATATTCACATCAATGAAGGCGGAATGGATCTGGACTTCCCTGTCCTCCCCGGCCACGAGTTCGCCGGACGGGTCGAGGAACTCGGTGGGAGCGTCGAGAACGACGCCCGTGGGAGGCCCCTCAAGGAGGGTGACCCTATCACGGCGATTCCGTTCTGGCCAGTCGAAGACGACTGGTATTCGGAGAACGTCCCGACCCGCGAGGTGTTGTTTGAAGGGATTACGGGTCTCGGTATGGCACCTACGGAAACGGGTAATGTCGGCGGTATGAGCGAGTACATGGTGCTGCCCGAGGAGGCAGACGTGTATCGTCTCCCCGAGGACATGAATCCTGACCTTGGTGCGCTTGCGGAGCCGCTTTCGATTGGTGTTCGCGCGTACGAACGCGCTACGATGCCGGGATTCCCGGACGTCAACGAGGGCGTCGGCCTTGGCAGTAGTGTGGCCGTGCAGGGTGCGGGTACGATCGGCCTCCTAACGATCGCAGCCGCCCACGCCGGCGGTTCCGGCCAGATTATCGCGATCGATGCCATTGAAGAACGCCTCGAGTTGGCCCGGAAATTCGGCGCGACGGATACTGTCAACATCGCTGAGTACGACGGCGAAGACGAGATTGTCGCCGCGGTCAAAGCCAAAACCGACAGTGGCCATGGACCCACCGCGGTGATTGAGGCGACCGGCATTCCACAAACCGTTCGCCAGGCGATCGAAATCCCCCACGATGGTGGTATCTTCGTTGAGGCAGGTCACTACGCCTACAACGGGGAAGTCGAGATCAATCCGACCCGGATTGTCCAAAAGGAACTGACAATCATTGGTAGCAAGGCCGCACCTGCGAGCCAGTTCAAGACCGCTGTCGAACTTCTCCCGCGATTGGCCGAGGAGATGCCACTCGAGGACCTGTTCAACCACCGAGTGTCGATCGATGACGTTGCAGACGCCTACGAAACCCAGGCTGCCGGAAACGCGCTTCGGGCGTCGATTCATCCACACGGCGTATAA
- a CDS encoding ABC transporter ATP-binding protein, which produces MSKQEKINSTTSRTEPILEIQNLTVQFEMDRGTSRVIDDVHLDINRGEIIGIVGESGSGKSMLASSLLDAVVTPGVTLGEIIYRSTDGKSVDVLDLGEEELRKFRWEETSMVFQGALSSFNPTMKIREHFEETLEAHGYLVGEGMERAANLLNDLYLDPNRVLDSYPHELSGGMKQRTLIALALVLEPDVLVMDEPTAALDLLMQRSIVSLLAEIRDKYELTMVFITHDLPLVTKLADRIGVLYAFELVELADTEAILREPTHPYTRALLNATPNLDAPLEEMRPIEGAAPDPVNVPAGCSYHDRCPLATDECEHEQPSFEHVSETHDVACHHWQDADEVPLTTEVEQ; this is translated from the coding sequence ATGAGTAAACAAGAAAAAATCAACTCTACGACTAGCCGCACAGAGCCGATTTTGGAGATCCAGAATCTGACCGTTCAATTCGAAATGGACCGCGGGACGTCACGGGTGATCGACGATGTCCACCTTGATATCAATCGAGGCGAAATTATTGGTATCGTTGGTGAATCGGGGTCTGGAAAGTCGATGCTCGCGTCATCGTTACTCGATGCTGTCGTTACTCCCGGTGTCACTCTCGGCGAGATTATCTATCGGTCGACAGACGGCAAGTCAGTCGACGTTCTTGATCTTGGCGAGGAAGAACTTCGGAAGTTCCGTTGGGAAGAGACCTCGATGGTGTTTCAGGGGGCACTTTCTTCGTTCAACCCGACGATGAAGATCCGCGAGCACTTCGAGGAGACACTCGAGGCGCACGGCTATTTGGTTGGCGAGGGAATGGAGCGTGCAGCTAACCTCCTCAACGATCTGTATCTTGATCCAAACAGAGTGTTAGACTCGTACCCACACGAACTCTCCGGCGGGATGAAACAACGAACGCTGATCGCGCTCGCACTCGTACTGGAGCCAGACGTACTCGTCATGGACGAGCCGACCGCAGCACTGGATCTCCTCATGCAGCGCTCAATCGTCAGTCTGCTTGCTGAGATCCGGGATAAGTATGAGCTGACGATGGTGTTTATCACGCACGATCTTCCACTTGTGACGAAACTTGCAGATCGGATTGGTGTTCTGTACGCCTTCGAGCTTGTGGAGCTAGCGGACACGGAAGCGATCCTCCGAGAACCGACACATCCATACACTCGAGCACTGTTGAACGCGACACCGAACCTCGATGCGCCACTGGAAGAGATGCGCCCAATTGAGGGGGCCGCCCCTGATCCAGTAAATGTGCCCGCAGGCTGCTCCTATCATGACCGATGTCCACTAGCGACCGATGAGTGTGAACATGAGCAGCCATCGTTCGAACACGTAAGCGAAACTCACGATGTCGCCTGTCACCACTGGCAGGACGCCGATGAAGTTCCGCTGACAACGGAGGTAGAGCAATGA
- a CDS encoding ABC transporter substrate-binding protein produces the protein MGLTGLAGCFSDEGGDDDSTGGDELPDTEEVEFVDTEFVTPTVVQPDNIQFNPYNDNNYSWRVGLVLFDDLVYQEKYNNTFEPGVVTDWAVTEEDVSLDIREGLSWHNGTDITAEDVVRKLRLELHDGSNLGNYIDIDTIVASDDHTVEMEFDQPLGETMLLNFLMEITLDTPETYYQEFLEDFEDGGDGENADGETLAEYTIEDPIGSGPFAFDQTVEQELHLELYEAHPDADNINFSGYHFRFLDTNEGRWQEIGEGQIDGLHSVFTPPNIVDGFPDHVQEFRLDANYGMGILWNHDHKHFGQREVRQAIAHVIDRETTAANAGPDTEEPVNTPTGILGNHDDTADEWLGDYAEDFEQYDQDTDRAAELLESAGFQRDDGTWYDEDDDPLEFPVKAPAGYSDWVDAIQTFNDHLNDFGIQAEFVSRDEAAFWGQDIYGDEGFDVALHEWANVQRHPYFSLEWLLDSGDNETVRNYDDSEIELPPVGEDSGSETFVPAEDLQNLAMADETEEEREYAQRLAWVVNQDLVMHPIMEKQDQSFISTDRFMTTSLDDPDAHVDFPTTYLLRQGKLVAREE, from the coding sequence GTGGGTCTTACAGGCCTCGCAGGCTGTTTCAGTGACGAGGGGGGTGATGACGACTCTACGGGGGGTGACGAACTCCCTGATACGGAAGAGGTTGAGTTCGTTGATACAGAATTCGTGACACCGACCGTGGTGCAGCCAGATAACATCCAGTTCAATCCGTACAACGATAATAATTACTCGTGGCGGGTGGGTCTGGTACTTTTCGACGATCTAGTGTACCAAGAGAAATACAACAACACATTCGAACCTGGTGTTGTGACTGATTGGGCCGTTACGGAAGAGGATGTCTCTCTCGACATTCGTGAGGGACTCTCCTGGCACAATGGAACTGATATTACGGCTGAGGACGTGGTTCGCAAACTCAGACTAGAGTTGCATGACGGAAGTAATCTCGGAAACTACATTGATATTGACACGATCGTAGCCTCTGACGATCACACGGTGGAGATGGAGTTCGATCAACCGTTGGGCGAGACGATGCTGCTCAACTTTTTAATGGAAATTACGCTGGATACGCCTGAAACGTACTATCAGGAGTTTTTGGAAGACTTCGAAGATGGTGGTGACGGAGAAAACGCTGATGGTGAAACGCTTGCAGAGTACACCATCGAAGACCCAATTGGAAGCGGACCGTTTGCTTTTGATCAAACCGTCGAGCAAGAACTCCACCTCGAGTTGTATGAAGCGCACCCTGATGCCGATAACATCAATTTTTCAGGGTACCACTTTCGGTTTCTCGATACCAACGAAGGACGTTGGCAGGAAATCGGAGAGGGTCAAATTGACGGACTCCACAGCGTGTTTACGCCACCAAACATCGTGGATGGGTTCCCAGACCACGTCCAAGAGTTTAGGCTCGACGCCAACTACGGAATGGGAATCTTGTGGAACCACGATCACAAACATTTCGGGCAGCGTGAGGTCCGTCAAGCGATTGCGCACGTAATCGATCGTGAGACGACAGCGGCGAATGCTGGTCCTGACACCGAAGAACCGGTGAACACGCCAACCGGGATTTTGGGTAATCATGACGACACTGCAGACGAGTGGCTCGGTGATTATGCTGAGGACTTCGAACAGTACGATCAAGACACTGATCGTGCGGCCGAACTCCTCGAAAGCGCCGGATTCCAGCGTGATGATGGAACCTGGTATGATGAAGACGACGATCCCCTTGAGTTCCCTGTGAAAGCCCCCGCAGGGTACAGCGATTGGGTTGACGCGATTCAAACGTTTAATGACCATCTGAACGATTTCGGGATTCAAGCAGAGTTCGTCTCTCGGGACGAGGCTGCTTTCTGGGGCCAAGATATCTACGGTGATGAAGGCTTTGACGTCGCCCTTCACGAGTGGGCAAACGTGCAACGCCATCCGTATTTCAGCCTCGAGTGGCTCCTTGACAGCGGGGATAACGAAACCGTTCGAAATTACGATGACAGCGAGATTGAGCTGCCTCCGGTTGGTGAGGACAGCGGATCGGAGACGTTTGTTCCGGCTGAGGATCTCCAGAACCTTGCCATGGCAGATGAGACTGAAGAAGAGCGCGAGTACGCGCAACGACTTGCTTGGGTAGTCAATCAAGACCTCGTGATGCACCCCATCATGGAAAAACAGGATCAATCATTTATTTCGACGGATCGGTTCATGACGACCTCTCTTGATGACCCGGATGCCCACGTCGACTTCCCGACTACGTATTTGCTCCGGCAGGGTAAACTGGTTGCCAGAGAAGAATGA
- a CDS encoding ABC transporter permease, translated as MKRYLVERTVQLVCTIFAVMTLTFFLIRLLPGGPADALRANLLQNNPEMSADQINRRVEAQLNIMPDEPLYIQYVSYVSDLLRGDMGESMSQGSPVTEVIANAAPWTIFFIGTGVTVAFVLGISSGAIMAYREGSRFDSGSTVTAILMNSIPDYIYGLIFLWLLSYQLEVFPTGGRYSSTTEATVTPLAPIETLTFFGDALWHAALPITSIVLVAWGGWALGMRGNSIQILGEDYLRVARLRGLPQRRIALRYVGRNAVLPMYTSMLITIGFLLGGSIIIEQVFSYPGMGYYMIEALQQRDYPLMMGVFLVITITVAIAVYIADLTYGLIDPRASVGDIQ; from the coding sequence ATGAAACGATACCTCGTAGAACGCACCGTACAACTGGTATGTACCATCTTCGCGGTGATGACCCTGACGTTCTTCTTGATCCGGTTACTTCCTGGTGGACCAGCAGATGCCCTACGAGCAAATCTCCTCCAGAATAATCCGGAGATGAGTGCCGATCAGATCAATCGACGCGTCGAAGCACAACTGAATATCATGCCCGATGAGCCGCTCTACATCCAGTACGTCTCGTACGTCTCTGACCTGTTGCGTGGGGATATGGGGGAATCCATGTCACAGGGGAGTCCTGTTACGGAAGTGATTGCTAATGCGGCCCCGTGGACGATTTTTTTCATCGGAACGGGTGTCACAGTCGCATTCGTGCTCGGGATTTCATCTGGGGCAATTATGGCTTACCGCGAAGGCAGTAGGTTCGATAGCGGATCAACTGTCACGGCAATCTTGATGAATTCTATCCCAGACTACATCTACGGGCTCATCTTCCTTTGGTTGCTGTCGTATCAACTCGAGGTCTTCCCAACTGGAGGACGTTATTCCAGTACGACAGAGGCCACGGTTACCCCCCTTGCACCGATCGAAACGCTCACATTCTTTGGGGACGCACTCTGGCATGCTGCGTTGCCAATCACCTCTATCGTTTTGGTCGCTTGGGGCGGCTGGGCCCTCGGGATGCGTGGAAACAGCATCCAGATTCTCGGTGAAGACTACCTTCGTGTTGCCCGTCTCCGTGGGCTACCACAGCGTCGGATCGCGTTACGGTACGTCGGTCGCAATGCGGTGCTTCCGATGTACACGTCAATGTTGATTACGATTGGCTTCCTGCTCGGTGGATCGATTATCATCGAACAGGTGTTTAGTTATCCCGGGATGGGGTACTATATGATCGAGGCGCTGCAGCAACGCGATTATCCGCTGATGATGGGCGTATTCCTTGTCATCACGATCACTGTTGCAATCGCTGTATACATCGCTGACCTTACCTACGGGCTGATTGACCCACGTGCAAGTGTTGGTGATATACAATGA